A segment of the Asterias amurensis chromosome 11, ASM3211899v1 genome:
TTACTTACTGTAAATAATTCTGTTGTATACGTACTGTTTAAATCATTAACTAAAGCCTGTTCGAACTTCTTGCAAAGCGAAATTTCTTGTGCCACTTTGTAAAAGCAGTGTACGGATTATTGTGTCACCAAAATCACTTTGCACTCTGATTTAAACTTATATCAATTTTCCTTACACAAAAATGGTAAAAACACGAAGAACAAAAATGAAtagaaaatacaaagacaaaaGTAGGATGATTTTGCTGTAGTAATTAAATCGGTACTTATATGGAAGAAGAATTATATTAAATGTGGGTCGATACAAAAAAGCCATAAACACAACAACATTAACtaattaagagtcagttcaggtaaataattgacatagttgctcacggtcaaaaaatgatttttttttttatactttgtgggtggaagtgccttggggtgcaagtaaacaaaattgcattttcaattccatatatagcccgttgccatggttacggctcattttgtttttttggccattttaggccgattttggggtctgaaaaactggattttagctcatatttacaactccaccccaccaaaatgcaaaattatttcaaaaaaccttttatatcactacaaagtatcatccttggccttccttgagaaaaaaaaatattgctttaaatatcacccttgtgctatttttgcatcatgcattacagtatgtttttagaacttgcaaaatcgacatttttaccctatttttggaccccaaaatgtcaacttgccaggggtctcagaaaattctcctttcggctgtgattagggcaaacattggtctttccatatctggtgtcaaaaacttgggcaattgtatcctgttgtgacagtactgcctcaaaactagacttttttcccaaaaacgtgaaaaatgcctttttaagggtcttttcacatagtaTCGAtaaacgtgtccacggtaaaaaataaggaacatttttcttatactttgtggatggtagggacctggggtccaaataaacagcgtttacatttcaaatcataatatatcacgttgccatggtaacagtttatttgtttttaggccactttaggccgatttgggggtctgaaaaactgtgttttagttaatatttacaactccaccccaccccaccaaaaaacaagcatatttatgaaaccttttccatcactataaattatcatccttggctttacttgagacaaaaaactattgctataaatttcacccttgtggtgTTTAAgatcgtgcattagagtatgtttttagaacttgcaaaatcaacatttttaccatattttttgcactcaaaatttcatttttgcaggggtctcagaatattttcgtttcggttttgatcagggccaaaacttgtctttttatttcttttaagaaaaaCCCGGGCAATTGCATCCTGATGCAACAGaactgtttcaaaaataaacccttttccccgaaaacatagagaaatgcattttgaaatatttgcttcattttgaatttataacattaagaagttagtaataattccatcaatctggcagcttttcataagcactctgtaggcttagtgcattaccaaacattgatcaggacttgttaatgacctaaatcttagaatttgccccggccccaccccggccccggcccaatcatatttcttgacattgcataaaaaaataaaaaagttttgtgaacagcgcctcttttttgaaagtcacattttgtaattttccttgcacatcaagaaagtttgtactgtcttaatttattattggtcgtcagaatatttcccttttggttgtgattgggctatcattatggtttgcatgtctgttggggagaaacactttggtttattgtattctattgtgacacttctgcctcaaacatggtaatttttccaaaaacaataaaaatgcattttgaagttatcccttagtttgaattgataaaaaacaaaaacgagcatgcttgttaaaaaaatatggcactgtttccatgttcTTTAAGtaacatataaaaagtttataaccatgctttgccactgagagttcttgttttgtcatgactactttacctagttgtacaggtatgattcacattgcaagaagagaagtagtgcgatgagcattctttactattcttgtgtatacatttgtacatggccttttaacagtcttcttggtcccctgctcgctaccaaactaaacattttcatccctatcagaacaaagaggctctaaaagtgagcaagtactgtgtccaaattcacctgctttggccttctctaagcagttcccccaaccatggtggggttcctttcagttgtactgttgcaaacaataaaagagttcaacaggtaatgtttgacaatgttttttgttgatcgttctcagggACATTGGGCTAATTATGaactagtaagatagtgaatggaaaaaaataatcaaactagcccgaataaacttttgtcactgcaaatgcatcttacttatttatgttgagcaggtgcaagtatttacaacttctatccgtgttgtttcattaaaggaacacacgttgccttggatcggtcgagttggtctttgaaaagtgtttgtaaacgtttattacaaaatgcatatgattagaaagatattttaaaagtagaatataatgatccagacaagtatcactcaaaaacatctttctagccatgcattttataacagcgattacaaacgcatttcaaagaccaacttgaccgatccctggcaacgtgttccttttaaatgatctcttacgctcgtcatgcaaatcgttagtatcattgtttttaataagatcttggcaaatttttccaacacttttaagcaggctttttaatttcccacatttgtgttggacatgattggatgctccaaaccatctgcctcaagcacagaaactacattgtttatgatctctatctctatgaaaagttttacatttggtagcaggcagggaccaaggagagtaggccctgtattaaagacaacctgtaaaaaatgctcatcgcactctacttgcaatgggaatcatacctgtacaataggtaaagtagccaaatcaagaactctcagtttcaaagcattggttatggtttggttggataccattatatacaaactttgtattcattactcaaagggcatggaaacagtgccagatttttaacaagcatgcattgcttttggaaaaattactatacttaaggcatgatcagtcacaacaggatacaataaacacagtgtttctacccagaagacatgaaaacaccaataacaaccgaaagggaacactttcaaaaaaagaggcgctattcacaaaacattgttttatgcagtgtcaagaaatatgattggggctgggcctgGCAAGATCTAAAATTAAGTTCATCAatcgttcctgatcaatgttgggtaatccactaagcctatagagtgcttaggaaaagctgcaagattgatataattattactttttaatgttcgaaattcagtatgaagaaaaagaaaattcaaagtgtatttttctgtttggggaaaaaaagctatttttgagacagtactgttaacatcaggatacacttgcccaagtttttctaccagaaaaaaagacaaattttggacctgatcaaaaccgaaaggaaaatattctgagatccctgaaaaaatgacattttgagggccaaaatatggtaaaaatgttgattttgcaagttctaaaaacatattctaatgcatgttctaaaaatagcacaagggtgaattttatagcaatattttcttgtcccaagtaaagccaaggatgatactttgtagtgatggaaaaggttttatgaaatatttttgattttggtggggtggagttaaatattaactaaaaaacaggttttttagacccccaaatcggcctaaagtggcctaaaaacaaataaactgttaccatggcaacgtgttatattatgatttgatatgtaaatgctgtttatttggaccccaggtccctaccatccacaaagtataacaaaaatgttccttattttttaccgtggacacgtatgtcgatatatgtgaaaagacccttaaaaaggcatttttcacgttttggggaaaaaagtatagttttgaggcagtactgtcacaacaggatacaattgcccaagtttttgacaccagatatggaaagaccaatgtttgccctaaacacagccgaaaggagaattttctgagacccctggcaagttgactttttggggtccaaaaatagggtaaaaatgtcgattttgcaagttctaaaaacatactgtaatgcatgatgcaaaaatagcacaagggtgatatttaaagcaatagttttttttctcaaggaaggccaaggatgatactttgtagtgatataaaaggttttttgaaaaaattttgcattttggtggggtggagttgtaaatatgagctaaaaaccagtttttcaggcctcaaaatcggcctaaaatggccaaaaaacaaaatgagctgtaaccatggcaacgggctatatatggaattaaaaatgcaattttgtttacttgcaccccaaggcccttccacccacaaagtataaaaaaaaatcattatttgaccgtgagcaagtatgtcaattatttacctgaactgactcttaaaagCAATTAAGCATTACTAACTGACTGGCATTGAATTTAAATCCATCCGGACCATTTTCATTAGGGACATTATGTTACTGAACTCGTTTATTACAGAAACGATATCGACCGACAAGGTTAAAAGCAGCGCCACATTGGCACAGTATTAAGGAGCGCAATACAAGGggtacacaatttgttttgtttttctaggaGGGCATGCACTGCTGGCCAAGTTTCCGTTTGCCAATTTCTTTTAAAAGACCCGTTTAGCGCATTTTCAGTGAAAGGctaatttacttttattttattttatttaataatctGGTAAATGTTAATGGTAAAACGATTTTAAAAACACGAAAATTATCATACGAAAAACTCAAGATTTCAAATAGGGGAGGGTAAGGGGGCGGACATCTATTGATCACAACTTTGTAGGAATATTTTTACGATTTAATTTAATACCGTGGCTTCAAATATTGCTGATACAGTTGTAAAATTTTGACTAAATCACGATGTGCTTAGCAGTAAGTGCGGCGTGCTTAACAGTGACTCATTCGGAGCGTTTCGGGCAGAGGCCGAGTGCGTGCGGGAGAGCCCGAATGGACAAAGCCCAGTACCATGATCATTAAAATACAGACGTTTAACACCGGGAAAATATGGCATAACAAATTACTTGAATATCATAACTATACAGTACATTATAATTATAAGAGCATTATAGTATACAAAACATTCTGTATACTTTATACCtttaaaaccttttaaaatgCTGACTACATTGTCACCTCCATGATTGTACCTGAACAGATATAGTCGTACCCGGATGTTAAATCAACATGGGCAGTGATTTGGTTGCAAGGGGGATGACAAAACATTTATCCCTATAAATGAATGCCAAATACGCTAGAGAAAACACTACCAGCATCCTATTTTGTACGAAATCCGTCGGTCAGTTGTCAATGGCAGATGAAACCAAATTAAAGGCAATATGGAAATTCCCGTTtcctgccaccaccttttcactgatgttttaaagatgctatgtcagatttttggagtgattggtatttcaaagagtatcacccactctaacgaaaaaaaagttttctttttacttttaatgggcaggaaccatgacaaaaatttaaaacgtttcttatgaAACATATAAGAATTGGTCttgtgatatattgtcgggatcccgacaaaaactaattttgagcactttatttcactgctactaataattggcggactttttcgagcaatggctcagatgaaagcttgtaactttctcgacccccatcaaaatacccatttaattttaaatcaaaattgttgggtcaaatcggcaaaaaatctgacatagcatcttttaaTAACTCATTAATAGAATACTATTTTAAAAATCATAAGGAAtagaatgaaaatgaaaaagtgTTGGCCAGATACAGACATTTTTTTCGCAGGTGAATTACCTTGACATGATTGTAAACAACGCACCTGAAGGTAgataaataatttgaaaaaatcaaaataaacccTCTAACTCTATGGAAAGTTAATGTCAGCACGTGCTCTGCCCACGTATTGTATACAATGCACTATGTAGGCCTACGTTCGTCTCACAAACAGGTGTCTCGTTTGAGGGCAGCACCGTATGGCATAGGGCAGAGCCGTAATTGGGAGAGTTGCGACAAtttgcgattagaagccatttaGTTCCCCCAAGAAACGCATGGGCGAACACGGGGTGCCAGACAAAATGGCTTCCAGCAACTACGTGACCAACagaaaactggtccctccatgtcgcaactctctcaatacacaggTCTGGCATTGGGGGTACGGTCTCCACCAAACTAAAGCCCTTTCTTTTTGGAGACCCATACATAAAATCTGTATTTATCCCTCTGTTTTCTTCATTGATTAAATGTAAAATcaagttttgaatttgaatAGAATTTCCATGCACTTACATATAATATGAGATGTAGAGCTGTGCAGAAAGCTCGGCTTGGATGGAGAGTCGAACCAAAATGAACAGTAAGAAGAGAAGAACCAGGGCTCCGCCTCGAAAACAAGACATCTTTGCCAGCCTCCCACACTCTCTGCGTTGAGGTTCCATGGGGCTTTGCACATTCCAAACTTGGGGACAGTTGGGTAATAATACAAAGCAATGGACAAAAGACTCACCCAAATggacaattttgtcaaaatgttatGCAAATGAATCGGCTAGGTTAAACTTGTCCAAGTCGGTGCGTGAGTTACAAGGCGGAAAATGACCATCTTAGGCCGTTTCCGAATTAATGGCTTCAACAATTTCTCCCGTCGGTCAAAGGAATGACACACaacttctgttttttttctgtttttttttttttacattttagatTGTTCTTTCGTGACTGAAGCTACACGCGACCGTAGATTCGAATTCATTTTGAATCCACTAGTAACGCCTTTCCGGTTAAGCTTTGACGTGAAAGCTCCCAGCAGAGCTATGATACTCCTTGCTTCAGAGCGGACATCGGGGTCCGTCTTTGCCGAGATAGGTGAATATCAAAACAATTTCTCTGGTCGCCAAACCTCGAAAccaatttatttgttaaataaggtctttttgttattttgcttgtaatgtattgttttttatatatgtgttattgcattgtttgtttgtatcgTAAATTGTAAAGCGCTCCGATCGTTgtgggcgctatataaatgcctATTAAATTGTATATTGTGTTGTATCTTGATGTCAAGCAATGGAACTTATATTATACGTGCACGCATGACATGCTTTGCACAACATTCAACCAATGATCTCAGTGATGGGAGTTTTTGGGGTTTTGACAACCTTTTGCAAGGGGTCCATTGAAAACAACTGATTTATAataaaagtaacattttaacCCTTCAATTTGTGTTTCTTGAAATGGTGACCAAATCAAGATTTCCATAGCACATTAGAAACTGAACTTATCATTGCTCTTAGCTGCTCTACGAACCAATCAAAGAAAGCGAATTAATCAAACCGATCCGATACTACGGTACCATGGtaacacaaacaaatgttttttctctttttggtAGCAATTGGGTACGGTAACAACCAAGGGGCATTCATCAGAACCTGCTATTCAGGTGATCCAAACTGCGACAAAAATTATAAGCCTGATACAATAGGTATTATGGGTTTGGTAAGCAGCGAGGAGTTTCGCGCCTTCTGGGTTGCTTTCAGCAAAGAGGGCGTCCTCACGGTCGGCAAGGGAGGTAAGGATGCGAGTCTCTTGGAGTGGGACGCTGGATGGTATATTCGTGAATATCTAGAGGTACATGTTGGTATAGGTACATTCGGCGACGGGGAGAGGGGAGACTGGGTGTTCCATGCATTTTGTGAATAAGTGAAAAAtcattttctttaaattaaTAATAGTCATAAGAAATCATTCgattagaagaaaaacaattatgcataaattgtatttaatttatttgttataaaattatatAAGGGATAAGACAAGGAAAGAGAATTCGTTAGATGTGGTAGGAAAAACCCAAAGAATTATTCTAGGAAAACCCACAGTCATGGactaaaaaacaaaccaattaaCTAAAGTGCCCTTCTCtactactaccgcggagtacattttcggaattcgggagacttcccaGTTCTGAAAAGCactgccggtgtcgcatgcaattatgtcctctatgcaatactatccggaggacattggtgcatatgcaataatgtctgccTGACGGTTTTGCATCAAACAAgttatgcaatcgtgtccgcccggacgctgctgcaaaATGCAattgtccgcccggacacatttgcataatatgcagttgtgtccgccccgtgcaaaaccgtccttgcagtaaataaccgccattggtcgacggaacacgttcaaCATTTTCTTTACAAGCTtggtgcatgtcatgaatgacatgggaaatgttcgccCGTTGGATATTCGCTGTAATCATAAAAATTCGCGagtattcatgctgcatatacatatacgtaggttcagtgcatacACGCTTGCCTACACGCgcacggtttttgcatagccccggacacgattacacatgcaaaagtgtccggagcggacagtattgcatggcggacacaattgcgtCTGACACCGGCCTTGCTTTTTtaaaactactacctgggcggagaGGAGGCCAAATCAAAACCATAAAATGTCTACATTCAGTGTCAGAATATCAACAACAAATTCCGTTTACGCTAGGCATTTACGACAACTACAACAGTAACGTTTATTGTGACTTTATTGTTACGTATGTTCGTAATACACGTAATATACGTACATTTAATAAGTTCACAAATGACACAAATCAATCATAATCTCCCAGTGAAGGCTTTTGTTTATATGATACAGCGTAGCGATAATAAAGATTAGTTTATAATACAACTATAATTAATATGCACAATGAATATATGAGATTACGACAAGTGaggttttgttttagaaatgaAGTTtggtattattttgtattgatgTATCTTTCTGGAAATATGAAACTACAGGGGCTGGTCACCGTAACAAGGTGAAAAAGTATTACACAGGACTGGTAAGGATCAAAACAACTTTAATTTCAGTCTGTATAAGCTTAcagattatgaagttcatacttcAAAATTTCCCTgcgaaatatttccctctgaaattaaGTCAAATTCGAaaaaaactgtatctgaaaaccaaCAATTAAAAACACCCGCAATAACTGATTTCGGTGTTACAACCCAGATGAAGGACATTTATTTTGGTGTTtacataatgaatgaaaaatgtGCTtggtttttaacattttttggtTCTTTCTGACTGACACAACTGATTCAGCTAAAGTTTTCACAAGTGTAATATATTATTGCGTTACTGCGTATTGATCAAACGAAGAATGAACACTTGCCGTGAATATTTTGTTAGTATTACAATGTAGGAAATCCTTCATGGTTCTACAAGTCCTGTATAAAACATTTCACATAAGAATCGGGTTCACGAGCgaaagtggtgacgtcatgacACGTCATAGTTCGCCCTGGCATGAGCTGACATTTGGGTTAACAATAATTCATGCAATGTAAAAGAGAGGTCCGTATATTgtgattattttttaaacattttcttttcttcaaattttctaCGATTCAGAACAAAAGAACCTCAAATCTCTGTACGTTTCACGGTTGTGGACACACACAAAATAGAAAGAAATAAGAAAAAGTACTCTTGACGATTATATATTGAGGTAATTAACaacaacgcccccccccccccccccaaccaaaaAATAATATGGCTCCCACAAAATATACCTTCATGCATTGGGCTGTTGTCATAGTTACTGGGTAAATatcacattttattttgaggCTTTTAGGGTACCAATCACAATCAACGTATAACAAATATTgttatttggctggtaactcgTACTTGCTGCAAGGATAGTTTTATGCTTAGCACATTCGTAAGCAGCTATGTGAAATAGTCAGTGCTTTTCTTCAGTTGTTGCATTTTAACTTAGTTGACAGTGGATTTATGAAAATCAAAATTCTCGATTGGCAATCTTTTGTTATGATGTGATGTCACAGTTGCTTAGCGGTATttaaaaagaataacaacaacaacaaccaaagtAAACACTACAGCTGTTGTTgatgatttacaaataacaataGCTAGTATACAACACAACTACATTATACCACCTCTATGTACAACGACCATTACTTTTACAAATTCAATTTCTAAACAAtgcatttcattaaaaaactttttttttttcatttaagtCATTCAAAACTCAAAAATTTAACTCATACCAAATCATTCATAATTTAGTACTTATACATTATATTATAGCACTCATTAAGTCTAATTACATATTGTCTACTAAAAAATAAAGTTGAagcaaaagaagaagaaaaatattcAATAAATGCATATATTTGTCAGgtttagtataaaaaaatattctcaAGTTAACAGTAAACTTTTACTAAGCTATACTTTCTAACACTTGAACAATCCATTTACAAGAAAGCTGAACAATACACTGTACCCATGTATacatttataatttaaaataaaatcaccgACAGAACTTTTGACACAAAGATTTGATTTTTGATTAATAAAGAAGATTTATCCAATCAATGTCATTTGTTGTAtactacatgtaaatgttttaaattattacttATCATAATGTAGATGTTTTAAAGCATTAAACGTAGTTTACCTTCATTCTCTAACTTCATCGATTTTGTTccgattttatcaaatatttgtttgtatttaactACACCTAAactttatgaacaataaaacacaaaaaatatgtaaataacTCAAATTTATATGTAATGTGTCGCTTTAACCTAGCTGCAGCCATTTTGTCTGGTTCCCTTTTAGTGAGTACaactaaagtacatgtaaggaaccagactattattaTGCAATATGTAACAATAGCCCCACTGAAACCACAGTTTATGCTTATGTAATTCATAAAGGGCAGTATCAGGGGTATTGATTTGTTGCAATGATTTACAGCAACAAGGAGAGAATTATAAATAGTTTGAAAGCTGGTACATTATTCCAACCTTTTTGTTTCAACATAATTGCAGATAATGGGTAAACTTTTATGGGGGAGGATTTGgtaataaacacatttttgttgttgttcataaCTTCGCATAAGTTGTATTGATTAAGTGGATTTATTCGATTAAAGGAATTTAGCAAGTTGCGCCAAAATATTAAGCAAACAAGAGTATTCATTTTACATGGACTGAAAAACAAACCAATAAGTTATCATTCAGTGACAGGCATTATAAAGGTGTAAGAAACCTACTCAATATTCCCACATGACAATTATGTTCTGTTGGCAACCACAAAAAGGAAGTTGGGCCTTCCAAATGCAGAAGAGTCTGTTTAATATCTTCATGAAGTTCATGAAGTTGGGCCCCGTGGTCTAtgtggattttttgttttaattcagcCCTGCTTTGTGAACTGGGTTAGAGTTTTTCTACATGAATTTATTTACTCAGACcccaaataaataaaccagtGTTGTGTGAAATAGGAAACGTTTTCCGGGTTCCAAGGCAGCTGTGTTATTTCCTGAATATTGCACACCTAAAACTGTACACAACATATAAAAATAATCTTAGCATCGTCAAGAAAAACTGAAATGTGAATGAACTTTCTTCTtgggagattgcctggaactggttgcctgtaaactgCCTTAGTGCAAGGAACTCTAAAAAGCTTAATCATGAATTTGTGCccagatttaaaggaacatgttgccttggatcggatgagttggtctataaaaagcgtttaaaaccgtttgttatgaaatgcatatgggtagaaagatgttgtaaaagtagaatataatgacccacacaagtatcactaaaaattgcacagttttccttttacatcgcgaactaacacggtcggccatttatgggagtaaaaaatttgactcccataaatggccgaaccgtgtaagtcgacgaggtaaaaagaaaaccacgcaatttcgaggcatatttgtgtagatcattgtattctacttttacaacatctttctatccatatgcattttataacaaatggttacagaacgcttttcaaagaccaactcgactgatccaaggcaacgtgttcctttaaaaggggGTAGTGCTGCACGGCCAACAAACCTGCAAGCACCTCCCAGCACTTGTTACTAAAGGAGTTGCAATGAAATGTAAGTGTGAAAatgttacaatttttttatttggtctAAAGCACACCGTTCACCCggacctttttttgttttagcaaCACAGGCTTTTGAATGTTACTTCGCAGATAtttaaatattgtcaaagaaTTGAATCAACTTTCTATTCACTCAAGATAAGAATTAGTGAAAATCACATGTAAATTTTGTTCATCGTAACAGTGACAAAAAGTATACACTACTGGCAAATTAATAGATTAATATTATATTGCGAAACAACATTTTGACTGCTTCATTTCTCAACAGGCCTTTaactcttgattttttttttttttcaaatactttAAATGCCTTTTTAAAATACACATAAAACCTTGTCACTAAAACTTGTTTACCAACTTTTAGATCTGAACTGAATTTGACATCAAAATACATTTTGGTCACAGCACATTTAAACACTGACGGCCTTGCATCcgttatttgtacatgtacaagcttTCTGCGCTGCTTGTTCACAGGGTCtagtttcatagaactgcttagaaacaactttctgctaaacaaaaattgacaggATATCAGTTATAGATAGCACTGTAGCacggtactttggctggtaaacttacTCTAGTAAggatgttgtgcttagcaactttgttgtgcttaaaagcagctccatgaaatttagACCAGGGCCAAATACTCtaatccattaggctccgcccacggcgcacgtgtgagcaagaacacgtgagcctctccaatgccattctacacaactctgctgcgcgcgccaagcatacgcgcacacATGTCAGACCTTATAGtgtcggacttttggttgtgcaatagGTTGTGGCTgttcaatacgcaatggggcggagcttactggatcggtctatttcatTGAGTTGCCTAAGCTGACAATATAACTTAGCAATTTCCTGgaaagcaaaaatgagcagaataccagtcacagattgtacattgACACATggtaatttggttggtaaccttattctggtgagcataattttgtagcgcttagcaagtttgtttttaagcagctctatgaacttaaGACCACCTTTCCTTTCTGCAGTTTCACACGACTGCAGCAAAGACGCCACATGCTAAGGAGATTGCAGGTGGTTCAACCTGTGGATAAAGCATTCAAAAAAGTATCTtaagcaatatgcaaaaaaaCAAGTTACATCGGGGTACTTTTAGATTGCTTagtggcagcaaacttaccaggtGAAATCCACTGTTCTTGGTAATGGGCGCATGCTCagaaaatttacctggtaactctgctgccacctagcgttcaaaagtctcca
Coding sequences within it:
- the LOC139944183 gene encoding uncharacterized protein, whose protein sequence is MIVNNAPEDCSFVTEATRDRRFEFILNPLVTPFRLSFDVKAPSRAMILLASERTSGSVFAEIAIGYGNNQGAFIRTCYSGDPNCDKNYKPDTIGIMGLVSSEEFRAFWVAFSKEGVLTVGKGGKDASLLEWDAGWYIREYLEVHVGIGTFGDGERGDWVFHAFCE